One region of Passer domesticus isolate bPasDom1 chromosome 19, bPasDom1.hap1, whole genome shotgun sequence genomic DNA includes:
- the NOS2 gene encoding nitric oxide synthase, inducible isoform X2, which translates to MLCPWQFVFKSRAARSQYPREKDINNNVEKNRKIHGSEKDDAKLHSPSKKQMERLPVITSAKPSEGGQNLPPNDIKVSNQISGCPRHVKVRNLENGSSFLDTLHLTAKEVINCQTKACQGSIMTPKGLVRGTRDGPVPLEDLLPQAIDFLKQYYSSFKEPKINEQLGRLEAVTKEIETTGTYQLTKEELTFAAKQAWRNAPRCIGRIQWSNLQVFDARDCKTAKEMFEHICHHIQYATNNGNIRSAITVFPPRTDGQHDFRVWNSQLIRYAGYQRPDGSVLGDPASVEFTQLCIELGWKPKYGRFDVLPLVLQANGQDPEIFELPPEIVLQVPMEHPKYEWFKELELRWYALPAVASMLLEVGGLEFTACPFNGWYMGTEIGVRDFCDAQRYNVLKEVGRRMGLETNKLSSLWKDRAVVEINVAVLHSFQKQNVTIMDHHSASESFLKYMQSEYRARGGCPADWVWIVPPMSGSITPVFHQEMLNYVLTPFYYYQVDAWKTHVWHDETRRPKKKEIKFSILAKAVLFASSLMRGAVATRAKVTVIYATETGKSETLASNLCSLFSCAFSTKILCMDEYNICDLEEETLLLVVTSTFGNGDAPGNGKTLKDSLLRLKLLRNKIRYAVFGLGSSMYPDFCGFAHAIDQKLAQLGASQLTPVGEGDELNGQEEAFRSWAVSAFQAACDIFNVRGRHSIQLPAIYTSEESWDPTNYRLVQDSQPMDLAKALADIHAKDVIPMKLKFRQNLQSSKSSRVTILVKLHCETNQEVHYLPGEHIGIFPGNQAELVHGIIARVKDAPPADQTVRLETCIDGGYWASHKKIPACTLPEALTYLLDITTPPSQQLLRKLSQLVTAEGDKQRLQVLCQSTEEYNKWKFYNSPNMLEVLEEFPSAEVSTAFLLTQLPLLKPRYYSVSSSCDLTAREIHLTVAVVNYRTRDGEGPLHHGVCSTWLNTIELNETVPCFIRSADDFHLPEEPAKPCILIGSGTGIAPFRSFWLQRLYDLEHRGLRGGDMTLVFGCRRPDLDHIYREETEEMKRRGVLRDVYTAYSRLPGQEKSQKRYHEDIFGAVFPHEVKRALQPTS; encoded by the exons ATGCTGTGCCCGTGGCAGTTTGTGTTCAAATCTCGTGCTGCCAGGAGCCAGTACCCCAGAGAGAAGGACATCAACAACAACGTGGAGAAAAATAGGAAGATCCATGG CTCAGAAAAGGATGATGCCAAGCTGCACAGTCCCAGCAAGAAGCAGATGGAGAGGCTGCCTGTCATAACTTCAGCAAAGCCCAGTGAGGGAGGACAG AATCTCCCTCCAAATGACATCAAAGTTTCAAACCAAATATCAGGATGTCCAAGACATGTAAAAGTAAGAAACTTGGAAAATGGATCCAGCTTTCTTGACACACTACACCTGACTGCAAAAGAG GTTATCAATTGCCAGACCAAGGCCTGCCAAGGGTCGATCATGACCCCAAAGGGCCTGGTGAGAGGTACCAGAGATGGGCCAGTTCCACTAGAGGATCTTTTACCTCAGGCAATAGACTTCCTCAAGCAATACTACAGTTCATTTAAAGA GCCAAAAATCAACGAACAGCTGGGCCGGCTGGAAGCAGTGACCAAGGAGATAGAAACAACAGGAACCTACCAGCTGACAAAGGAGGAGCTGACCTTTGCTGCCAAGCAGGCCTGGAGGAACGCACCCAGGTGCATCGGCAGGATCCAGTGGTCCAACCTGCAG GTGTTTGATGCACGGGACTGTAAAACAGCCAAGGAAATGTTTGAGCATATCTGTCATCATATTCAGTATGCCACAAACAATGGTAATATAAG GTCAGCCATCACGGTGTTCCCGCCCAGGACGGACGGGCAGCACGATTTCCGCGTGTGGAACAGCCAGCTGATCCGCTACGCGGGCTACCAGAGGCCAGACGGCTCCGTGCTCGGAGACCCTGCCTCTGTGGAGTTCACTCAG TTGTGCATCGAGCTTGGGTGGAAGCCGAAATATGGCCGCTTTGATGTACTTCCACTTGTTCTCCAAGCAAATGGCCAAGACCCAGAAATATTTGAATTACCTCCAGAAATTGTCCTCCAAGTGCCCATGGAGCATCCAAA GTACGAGTGGTtcaaggagctggagctgaggtgGTACGCGCTGCCTGCCGTGGCCAGCAtgctgctggaggtgggagGGCTGGAGTTCACCGCGTGCCCCTTCAACGGCTGGTACATGGGCACCGAGATCGGGGTGCGGGACTTCTGCGACGCGCAGCGCTACAACGTCCTGAAG GAGGTAGGGAGGAGAATGGGGctggaaacaaacaaactgTCATCATTATGGAAGGACCGAGCTGTTGTAGAGATCAatgtggctgtgctgcacagcttccAG AAGCAGAACGTGACCATCATGGATCACCACTCGGCCTCCGAGTCCTTCCTGAAGTACATGCAGAGCGAGTACCGCGCGCGCGGCGGCTGCCCCGCAGACTGGGTGTGGATCGTGCCTCCCATGTCAGGCAGCATAACCCCCGTGTTCCACCAGGAGATGTTGAACTATGTCCTCACTCCCTTCTATTACTACCAG gtGGATGCATGGAAAACACATGTGTGGCATGATGAGACCCGGAGaccaaagaaaaaagaaataaagtttaGCATCTTGGCAAA ggctgtgctctttGCCTCCTCACTCATGCGAGGGGCAGTGGCCACCAGGGCCAAGGTGACCGTGATCTACGCGACGGAGACGGGCAAGTCGGAGACGCTGGCCAGCAACCTGTGCAGCCTGTTCAGCTGTGCCTTCAGCACCAAG ATCCTGTGCATGGATGAGTACAATATTTGTGACCTGGAAGAAGAAACACTTCTTTTAGTGGTTACTAGCACTTTTGGAAATGGAGATGCTCCAGGTAACGGAAAG ACCTTGAAGGACTCCTTGCTCAGACTGAAACTgctgagaaataaaattag GTATGCTGTGTTTGGTCTGGGGTCCAGCATGTACCCAGATTTCTGTGGCTTTGCTCATGCCATTGACCAAAAGCTGGCCCAGCTTGGGGCTTCCCAGCTCACTCCAGTGGGTGAAGGGGATGAACTCAATGGGCAAGAAGAAGCTTTCCGCAGCTGGGCAGTCAGTGCTTTCCAG gctGCCTGTGACATTTTTAATGTCCGTGGGAGACACAGTATTCAGTTGCCTGCGATCTACACCTCTGAGGAAAGCTGGGACCCTACCAATTACAGGCTAGTGCAGGACTCCCAGCCCATGGACCTGGCTAAAG CTCTTGCAGACATTCATGCCAAGGATGTAATTCCCATGAAGCTGAAATTCAGGCAGAATCTTCAAAGTTCGAAGTCCAG TCGTGTCACCATTCTGGTTAAACTTCACTGTGAGACTAATCAGGAAGTGCACTACCTTCCTGGGGAGCACATTGGGATTTTCCCAGGCAACCAGGCAGAATTAGTCCATGGCATTATTGCACGTGTCAAGGATGCCCCTCCAGCTGACCAGACTGTCAGGCTTGAAACCTGCATTGATG GTGGGTACTGGGCAAGTCACAAAAAGATTCCAGCCTGCACACTACCTGAGGCTTTGACATACCTGCTTGATATCACCACTCCACCCTCCCAACAGCTGCTAAGAAAGCTGTCCCAGCTGGTGACAGCAGAAGGAGAcaagcagaggctgcaggtgTTGTGTCAG AGCACAGAAGAATACAATAAATGGAAGTTTTACAACAGCCCAAACATGTTGGAGGTGCTGGAGGAGTTCCCCTCTGCTGAGGTCTCCACAGCTTTCCTGCTGACCCAGCTGCCCCTTCTGAAGCCCAGGTACTATTCTGTCAGCTCCTCCTGTGACTTGACAGCCAGAGAGATTCATCTGACAGTTGCAGTTGTAAACTACAGGACAAGAG ATGGAGAAGGGCCTTTGCACCATGGGGTCTGCAGCACGTGGCTGAACACAATAGAGCTCAATGAAACCGTTCCCTGCTTCATCCGCAG CGCTGATGATTTCCACCTCCCGGAGGAGCCGGCCAAGCCCTGCATTCTGATCGGCTCGGGCACGGGCATTGCCCCCTTCAGGAGCTTCTGGCTGCAGCGCCTCTACGACCTGGAGCACAGAG GGCTCAGAGGAGGGGACATGACCTTGGTGTTCGGCTGCCGGCGGCCAGACCTGGATCACATCTACAgggaggagactgaggagatGAAGAGGAGGGGAGTCCTCAGAGATGTCTACACAGCTTACTCCAGACTGCCTGGCCAAGAGAAA AGCCAAAAGCGATACCATGAAGATATATTTGGGGCTGTGTTCCCACATGAAGTCAAAAGAGCTTTGCAACCCACCAGCTGA
- the KSR1 gene encoding kinase suppressor of Ras 1 isoform X1, with protein MVSTCQQCFPKPSSCSPSELSQGSPQTVRRDFGMAVAHRFSTKSWLSQICQVCQKSMMFGVKCKYCRLKCHNKCTKEAPACRISFLPITKIRRTESVPSDINNPVDRPTEPQFGTLPKALTKKEHPPAINHLDSSSNPSSTTSSTPSSPAPFQSSNPPSATPPPNPSPMGQRDGRFNFPEIPSPAQTAQLPETAADTNAAQQPGTGGAAREAQVEEPEASKSEPEDDEDEVEDLPNRRPHLQGMIYRKPSQTSVYLQEWDIPFEQIQLGDPIGQGRWGKVYKGKWHGEVAIRLLEIDGNNQDHLKLFKKEVMNYRQTRHENVVLFMGACMNPPHLAIITSFCKGRTLHSFVRDPKISLDINKTRQIAQEIIKGMGYLHAKGIVHKDLKSKNVFYDNGKVVITDFGLFGISGVVQEGRRENELKLPHDWLCYLAPEIVREMAPGKDEDKLPFSKAADIYAFGTVWYELQAREWPFRSQPAEALIWQIGSGEGVRQVLATVSLGKEVNEILSACWAFDLSERPSFTVLMEMLEKLPKLNRRLSHPGHFWKSADINSSKVVLRFERFGLGILEPSNPKL; from the exons ATGGTGAGCACATGTCAGCAATGCTTCCCTAAACCCTCCTCTTGTTCTCCCTCAGAGCTCTCCCAGGGATCCCCCCAGACGGTACGAAGAGACTTTGGCATGGCTGTGGCTCACAG GTTCTCTACAAAGTCCTGGTTATCTCAGATTTGCCAAGTGTGCCAGAAAAGCATGATGTTCGGGGTGAAGTGTAAGTACTGCAG ATTAAAATGTCACAACAAATGTACTAAAGAGGCACCTGCTTGTAGAATATCCTTCCTTCCCA TAACAAAAATAAGAAGAACAGAGTCTGTCCCGTCTGATATCAATAACCCAGTAGACAGACCCACAGAACCCCAGTTTGGAACTCTCCCCAAAGCACTAACTAAAAAG GAGCATCCACCAGCAATAAACCACCTGGACTCCAGCAGTAATCCTTCTTCTACCACCTCATCCACCCCATCCTCTCCAGCACCTTTCCAGTCTTCCAACCCCCCCAGTGCGACGCCGCCCCCAAACCCGTCCCCCATGGGCCAGAGGGACGGGCGCTTCAACTTCCCAG AAATTCCCAGTCCTGCACAAACAGCACAGCTTCCAGAAACTGCTGCAGACACTAA CGCGGCGCAGCAGCCGGGCACGGGCGGGGCCGCACGGGAAGCACAG GTGGAGGAGCCAGAGGCGAGCAAGTCGGAGCCCGAGGACGACGAGGATGAGGTGGAGGATTTGCCCAACCGGCGGCCGCACCTGCAGGGGATGATCTACCGCAAGCCCAGCCAGACCAGCGTGTACCTGCAGGAGTGGGACATCCCCTTCGAGCAGATCCAGCTGGGGGACCCCATCGGCCAGGGCCGCTGGGGCAAGGTCTACAAGGGCAAGTGGCACGGGGAGGTGGCCATCAGGCTGCTGGAGATCGACGGCAACAACCAGGATCATCTCAAGCTCTTCAAGAAGGAGGTGATGAACTACAGGCAGACCCGGCATGAGAACGTGGTGCTGTTCATGGGAGCCTGCATGAACCCCCCTCACTTAGCAATCATTACCAG CTTCTGCAAAGGAAGGACGCTGCACTCCTTTGTGAGGGACCCCAAGATCTCCCTGGACATCAACAAAACCAGGCAGATAGCACAGGAGATCATTAAG GGCATGGGGTATCTCCACGCAAAGGGGATTGTACATAAGGATCTGAAATCCAAAAATGTCTTCTATGACAATGGGAAAGTTGTGATCACCGACTTTGGATTGTTTGGAATTTCGGGTGTGGTTCAGGAAGGAAG GAGGGAGAATGAACTGAAGCTGCCTCATGACTGGTTGTGCTACCTGGCCCCTGAGATTGTCCGTGAGATGGCCCCAGGGAAAGATGAAGACAAGCTGCCTTTCTCCAAAGCTGCAGATATCTATGCCTTTGG GACCGTGTGGTACGAGCTGCAGGCACGGGAATGGCCCTTCAGGAGCCAGCCTGCAGAGGCGCTCATCTGGCAGATCGGCAGCGGCGAGGGAGTGAGACAAGTCCTTGCCACTGTCAGCCTGGGCAAAGAGGTCAAT GAAATCCTCTCGGCCTGCTGGGCCTTCGACCTCAGCGAGAGGCCCAGCTTCACTGTCCTCATGGAAATGCTTGAAAAGCTGCCAAAACTGAACCGCCGGCTCTCCCACCCAGGGCACTTCTGGAAGTCTGCTGA CATTAACAGTAGCAAAGTTGTCCTGCGTTTTGAAAGATTTGGCTTGGGGATCCTGGAGCCGAGTAACCCCAAGCTGTAG
- the NOS2 gene encoding nitric oxide synthase, inducible isoform X1 — translation MLCPWQFVFKSRAARSQYPREKDINNNVEKNRKIHGSEKDDAKLHSPSKKQMERLPVITSAKPSEGGQNLPPNDIKVSNQISGCPRHVKVRNLENGSSFLDTLHLTAKEVINCQTKACQGSIMTPKGLVRGTRDGPVPLEDLLPQAIDFLKQYYSSFKEPKINEQLGRLEAVTKEIETTGTYQLTKEELTFAAKQAWRNAPRCIGRIQWSNLQVFDARDCKTAKEMFEHICHHIQYATNNGNIRSAITVFPPRTDGQHDFRVWNSQLIRYAGYQRPDGSVLGDPASVEFTQLCIELGWKPKYGRFDVLPLVLQANGQDPEIFELPPEIVLQVPMEHPKYEWFKELELRWYALPAVASMLLEVGGLEFTACPFNGWYMGTEIGVRDFCDAQRYNVLKEVGRRMGLETNKLSSLWKDRAVVEINVAVLHSFQKQNVTIMDHHSASESFLKYMQSEYRARGGCPADWVWIVPPMSGSITPVFHQEMLNYVLTPFYYYQVDAWKTHVWHDETRRPKKKEIKFSILAKAVLFASSLMRGAVATRAKVTVIYATETGKSETLASNLCSLFSCAFSTKILCMDEYNICDLEEETLLLVVTSTFGNGDAPGNGKTLKDSLLRLKLLRNKIRYAVFGLGSSMYPDFCGFAHAIDQKLAQLGASQLTPVGEGDELNGQEEAFRSWAVSAFQAACDIFNVRGRHSIQLPAIYTSEESWDPTNYRLVQDSQPMDLAKALADIHAKDVIPMKLKFRQNLQSSKSSRVTILVKLHCETNQEVHYLPGEHIGIFPGNQAELVHGIIARVKDAPPADQTVRLETCIDGGYWASHKKIPACTLPEALTYLLDITTPPSQQLLRKLSQLVTAEGDKQRLQVLCQSTEEYNKWKFYNSPNMLEVLEEFPSAEVSTAFLLTQLPLLKPRYYSVSSSCDLTAREIHLTVAVVNYRTRDGEGPLHHGVCSTWLNTIELNETVPCFIRSADDFHLPEEPAKPCILIGSGTGIAPFRSFWLQRLYDLEHRGLRGGDMTLVFGCRRPDLDHIYREETEEMKRRGVLRDVYTAYSRLPGQEKVYVQDVLRAQLEARVCEVLQGQQGHVYVCGDVRMARDVGAALRALLARGLRLSPQQAHELLQQLKSQKRYHEDIFGAVFPHEVKRALQPTS, via the exons ATGCTGTGCCCGTGGCAGTTTGTGTTCAAATCTCGTGCTGCCAGGAGCCAGTACCCCAGAGAGAAGGACATCAACAACAACGTGGAGAAAAATAGGAAGATCCATGG CTCAGAAAAGGATGATGCCAAGCTGCACAGTCCCAGCAAGAAGCAGATGGAGAGGCTGCCTGTCATAACTTCAGCAAAGCCCAGTGAGGGAGGACAG AATCTCCCTCCAAATGACATCAAAGTTTCAAACCAAATATCAGGATGTCCAAGACATGTAAAAGTAAGAAACTTGGAAAATGGATCCAGCTTTCTTGACACACTACACCTGACTGCAAAAGAG GTTATCAATTGCCAGACCAAGGCCTGCCAAGGGTCGATCATGACCCCAAAGGGCCTGGTGAGAGGTACCAGAGATGGGCCAGTTCCACTAGAGGATCTTTTACCTCAGGCAATAGACTTCCTCAAGCAATACTACAGTTCATTTAAAGA GCCAAAAATCAACGAACAGCTGGGCCGGCTGGAAGCAGTGACCAAGGAGATAGAAACAACAGGAACCTACCAGCTGACAAAGGAGGAGCTGACCTTTGCTGCCAAGCAGGCCTGGAGGAACGCACCCAGGTGCATCGGCAGGATCCAGTGGTCCAACCTGCAG GTGTTTGATGCACGGGACTGTAAAACAGCCAAGGAAATGTTTGAGCATATCTGTCATCATATTCAGTATGCCACAAACAATGGTAATATAAG GTCAGCCATCACGGTGTTCCCGCCCAGGACGGACGGGCAGCACGATTTCCGCGTGTGGAACAGCCAGCTGATCCGCTACGCGGGCTACCAGAGGCCAGACGGCTCCGTGCTCGGAGACCCTGCCTCTGTGGAGTTCACTCAG TTGTGCATCGAGCTTGGGTGGAAGCCGAAATATGGCCGCTTTGATGTACTTCCACTTGTTCTCCAAGCAAATGGCCAAGACCCAGAAATATTTGAATTACCTCCAGAAATTGTCCTCCAAGTGCCCATGGAGCATCCAAA GTACGAGTGGTtcaaggagctggagctgaggtgGTACGCGCTGCCTGCCGTGGCCAGCAtgctgctggaggtgggagGGCTGGAGTTCACCGCGTGCCCCTTCAACGGCTGGTACATGGGCACCGAGATCGGGGTGCGGGACTTCTGCGACGCGCAGCGCTACAACGTCCTGAAG GAGGTAGGGAGGAGAATGGGGctggaaacaaacaaactgTCATCATTATGGAAGGACCGAGCTGTTGTAGAGATCAatgtggctgtgctgcacagcttccAG AAGCAGAACGTGACCATCATGGATCACCACTCGGCCTCCGAGTCCTTCCTGAAGTACATGCAGAGCGAGTACCGCGCGCGCGGCGGCTGCCCCGCAGACTGGGTGTGGATCGTGCCTCCCATGTCAGGCAGCATAACCCCCGTGTTCCACCAGGAGATGTTGAACTATGTCCTCACTCCCTTCTATTACTACCAG gtGGATGCATGGAAAACACATGTGTGGCATGATGAGACCCGGAGaccaaagaaaaaagaaataaagtttaGCATCTTGGCAAA ggctgtgctctttGCCTCCTCACTCATGCGAGGGGCAGTGGCCACCAGGGCCAAGGTGACCGTGATCTACGCGACGGAGACGGGCAAGTCGGAGACGCTGGCCAGCAACCTGTGCAGCCTGTTCAGCTGTGCCTTCAGCACCAAG ATCCTGTGCATGGATGAGTACAATATTTGTGACCTGGAAGAAGAAACACTTCTTTTAGTGGTTACTAGCACTTTTGGAAATGGAGATGCTCCAGGTAACGGAAAG ACCTTGAAGGACTCCTTGCTCAGACTGAAACTgctgagaaataaaattag GTATGCTGTGTTTGGTCTGGGGTCCAGCATGTACCCAGATTTCTGTGGCTTTGCTCATGCCATTGACCAAAAGCTGGCCCAGCTTGGGGCTTCCCAGCTCACTCCAGTGGGTGAAGGGGATGAACTCAATGGGCAAGAAGAAGCTTTCCGCAGCTGGGCAGTCAGTGCTTTCCAG gctGCCTGTGACATTTTTAATGTCCGTGGGAGACACAGTATTCAGTTGCCTGCGATCTACACCTCTGAGGAAAGCTGGGACCCTACCAATTACAGGCTAGTGCAGGACTCCCAGCCCATGGACCTGGCTAAAG CTCTTGCAGACATTCATGCCAAGGATGTAATTCCCATGAAGCTGAAATTCAGGCAGAATCTTCAAAGTTCGAAGTCCAG TCGTGTCACCATTCTGGTTAAACTTCACTGTGAGACTAATCAGGAAGTGCACTACCTTCCTGGGGAGCACATTGGGATTTTCCCAGGCAACCAGGCAGAATTAGTCCATGGCATTATTGCACGTGTCAAGGATGCCCCTCCAGCTGACCAGACTGTCAGGCTTGAAACCTGCATTGATG GTGGGTACTGGGCAAGTCACAAAAAGATTCCAGCCTGCACACTACCTGAGGCTTTGACATACCTGCTTGATATCACCACTCCACCCTCCCAACAGCTGCTAAGAAAGCTGTCCCAGCTGGTGACAGCAGAAGGAGAcaagcagaggctgcaggtgTTGTGTCAG AGCACAGAAGAATACAATAAATGGAAGTTTTACAACAGCCCAAACATGTTGGAGGTGCTGGAGGAGTTCCCCTCTGCTGAGGTCTCCACAGCTTTCCTGCTGACCCAGCTGCCCCTTCTGAAGCCCAGGTACTATTCTGTCAGCTCCTCCTGTGACTTGACAGCCAGAGAGATTCATCTGACAGTTGCAGTTGTAAACTACAGGACAAGAG ATGGAGAAGGGCCTTTGCACCATGGGGTCTGCAGCACGTGGCTGAACACAATAGAGCTCAATGAAACCGTTCCCTGCTTCATCCGCAG CGCTGATGATTTCCACCTCCCGGAGGAGCCGGCCAAGCCCTGCATTCTGATCGGCTCGGGCACGGGCATTGCCCCCTTCAGGAGCTTCTGGCTGCAGCGCCTCTACGACCTGGAGCACAGAG GGCTCAGAGGAGGGGACATGACCTTGGTGTTCGGCTGCCGGCGGCCAGACCTGGATCACATCTACAgggaggagactgaggagatGAAGAGGAGGGGAGTCCTCAGAGATGTCTACACAGCTTACTCCAGACTGCCTGGCCAAGAGAAA GTGTACGTGCAGGACGTGCTGCGGGCGCAGCTGGAGGCCCGCGTGTGCGaggtgctgcaggggcagcagggccacGTGTACGTGTGCGGGGACGTGCGCATGGCGCGGGACGTGGGCGCGGCGCTGCGCGCGCTGCTGGCGCGGGGCCTGCGCCTCAGCCCGCAGCAGGCCCAcgagctcctgcagcagctcaag AGCCAAAAGCGATACCATGAAGATATATTTGGGGCTGTGTTCCCACATGAAGTCAAAAGAGCTTTGCAACCCACCAGCTGA